The sequence tataacaaaagagaaacagactcacaaactagtggttaccagtgggaagagggaataGGGGAGAGGCAATAAAGGGGTAGAGAATTAATAGGtaaaaactattatatataaaataagctacaatgatatattatacaatagaaggaatatagccaatattttataatgactataaatggagtataatcttataaacttgtgaatcactatattggaaggactgatactgaagttgaagctccaatactttggccacctgatgcaaaaagtggactcactggaaaagaccctgatgctgggaaacattgagggcaggaagagaagggagtgagagagaatgagatggttggatggtatcatcaactcaatggacatagtttgagcaaactcagggagacagtaatggtcaggggagcctggcatgctgcagtccacagggttgcaaagagtcagacacaacttagggactacaCAATAACATATCATAAACCTccaacttatataatattgtacatcaactatacacaaataaaaaattttaagataatttttcctTATATGGGAGAGGATCAGCTATTCCACCTCCAATTTTCTATATTCTCACCTTCATCTTCAAGCATATCAATCACATCCTGTATGAGGCTCACCACTTCTTTGCTATTCTTCGGATGTTGTAAATTCACCCAAGTCCTGACTTCTTCAGGGAGAATTGTCAGGAACTGCTCCAGCACCAATAACTCTAGAATCTGCTTCTTTGTATGAATTTCTGGTCTCAGCCACTGAAGACTgagctcccagagttggctcagggCTTCACGAGGCCCAGACACTTCCAAATACTGGAAATGACTGAATTTCTGACGAGAGGCCTCACAGTCATCTGTCTCCATGACTGGGATGGTTTCCTGATGCCAAGACGTATTTGCTCTCAGGACCTCACTTTGTTCATGAGCCAGGTTATGAGGTTTTGAGATAGTCATCAGCTTGCTCAAAGGATGCATCTTCCTCCACAGGACTCCCCCTGCAGTTCAAATTTGTCTTACCAGAAGATTCCAATAATTCTCAGGCTGGGGCTAAGCACTTGTGTATAATGTTTATATGCAGTGAGAAAAGTTCCAGGAGCTTCAGACACACAGCCAATATTCAGgtaactgagaaactgaaaaaaaaaaaagacacaaatgagaTCTAGGTCAAAAAGTATATCCCCAAACTATAATAATTAAAAGCTTTCATTTGTTAGGATTTGCTATGAACCAGTCTGCAATGTGCAACAGGATGATCTTAGGCTCAACCCAATATTCAAGACTTACAAGTCTACCAAAAGTCATATTTGGCACAAGCTACTAAGAAGGCTACTAGACAGAAAACAAAGCTTGCTAGCAGAGGACTGAGGAACTAGAATTCTTCTTCAGTGGGAGTTCTCACAGAGTATAGCTCAAGTGCAGGCAATGTGACCCATGTAGGTTGGGCAGAAAGCATCTTGATTGGAAGGTTCCTTCCACAGGACCAATATCTAACAACTCTACAAGTGAAGCTGTCAGAGCTCCCCAAAAGAGCATGCCCGATTATAAGAGTCACTGCAGTCAGAGAAGTTCAGATCCAACTTTCCATCTGGTTTACAGTTCTCCCAGTCCAGATGCAATTTACCATTCAGGAGTCATGTTTATTGTAAGCCGctaggccagtggttctcaggTGCAATTCTGCCAACACAGAAAATCTGGCAATGCCTGCAGACAGTTCTGGTTGTCACAAGTGGGGCTGTTACAGGCATCTAGTGGCTACAGCAGGGAAGCTGCTAAACACCCTGCAGTGCACATTAATCCCCTTATAAAAAATAActatccagccccaaatgtcaataatTCTGAAGCTAAGAAACCCTGATATAGTCAATATATAGTGGCTAAGAGTACACACTCTGGAGTCGTAGACATGAGGTTAAATCCAGACTGTACTAATTACTACAtgtatgaacttgagcaaattatttAGCCAAAGTCTgagttttctcaactgtaaatgCATGTAACAAAATCTGTCTGATTGAATTATAGGGATTAAGAGAACACTCACCTCACTTCTCGGCAGATAGTAAGCTCTCAATAGATTATCATATATTATCATACACAACACAGATGTGTCTGCCTATAAGTATACCTTACAATCTGGCCAAAAGTTTATGCATAAAATTATTTCCTGACCTCATTTACTGGCAATGCCCAACTGAATAGATCAATCAACAGTCAAGTAAGGATTAATAAACAAAGTAGGGGAAGGATATACGAAGGCCTTTGAAATGAGAGAGCGATagaaggaaaaatacagaatGCTAGAGAGGACAAGGAAACATCTTAGAACACGAcattccaggaaagaaaaaaggagtttGGAAATAAGCAGAATCCataagactaaaggcaaaagaaaacatGCTCCAGTTAATAGTTATTTTCCATGAAGGTAGAAGTGAACAATTCTGATACTGATATACACTTGTGCTGGAACTGAATAATAAGTAAATGGCATGCAGTTTCTGAGAGCCAGGTTTCTCAGTGTTTGAGTGGGAGTTTACACATAACCAAGGGAAGGAGGCCAAACGATCCATGTGGTAACGAATTAGAGCTGGAGATATCAGTATGAACTTGTTTCGCTTAATACAGGTAAAGAAGGTTACAtacagaaatatttacagatatatgaatatataggggttagtatacacacatacatttcctTGCTCTGCCATCagagtaggcatagaaggaacaccTAGCTCCCAGATATTGGTTTCTAAAACCATTCTTCAATAAAAGGAATCAGGGTTCCATGGACAAATGGATGATTTGAGGACTGGGATAGGAAATACATAAGATGAGCCTGGCACATCTTAAAgtgccagaaagtaaagaaatgctcagaaacaaaacaaaacacatttactGGGGCGTGTCAAAGGCACACAGAAGCTAAGTGAAAGAGCTCCCAATGGTCAAAGCTGGAGCAGCATGAACAACTGAATGAGGTAATACTGGATTATAACCCAAACCATAAAATAAATACCCTTAAGCCACACTGATATACATGACTGAATCAATCAATAAATGTGGAAGAATACCCAAATCTCCCatgagaagaattccaaatatttACATACTCAGCCCTTCAGGAGGTAGGGCATAACTCTCCATTGAGTGTGGGCTCTTTGTAGTGATTTCCTTCCAAATGAGTACACTATGGAGAGGAAGAAAAGTGCATTTATAGtggagaaagggcttccctgatggctcagatggtaaagaatctgcctgcaacgcaggcgacctgtgttcgatccctgggtcagaaaaatcccctggagaagggaatcactaCCCACTCCattctccattcttgcctggagaattccatggacagaggagcctggtgggctatagtctccggggttgcaaacaatcagacatgactgagcaactaacacacacccacatacacacacacacacacacacacaggagaaaccTCACAAATGCTACTTCAACCAGGTGATGATGGAAGGGTAATATCAATAGTGGTAAGTCACATTGATAGTATGTTCCCTTGAGACAATGTGGTGGAAATAGCACTTTTCTCTCTGTGATCTCCCTTATCTAAACCCATAACTCCAatttaatcatgagaaaaataatcAGACAAATTCTAAAAACGGGCTTCCTTTAAAATACCTGACCTATACTCCTCAAAATTGTAAAGGTCATTAAAGGCAAGTTTGAGAAACTGTTATAGCCAAGGAGCTTAaggatataaaacaaataaacaaaatatggcatCCTGGCTGGGACCACGGATCGGAAAAAAGATATTaggtaaaaactaaagaaaaatgaatagaataTGGGCTTCAATTAATGTATcaatattatttcattaattgaaatataattaattaaatagtatttcattatcTCATTAATTGAAATAGGTGTACCATACTAATTTGTCACTAATAGAGGAAATGGTTTGGGTATATGGAAACTGTACTTTTCTGTAAatgtaaaattgttttaaaacacaatctttattaaaaaaataagatacttGCCTGATGTCTACAGATTCAAAAGGATGTATTGTAAccaaagagaattaaaaatcCTGTTGGTAAAACAGGAATGAGGTAAAAGTAAGTATCAAGGTAGATTAGCAGACTTAAAATCTTGGTTGAAAGAAGTAGAAAGCAGGAGTAACACTTCATTGAACCAATGATATGACAGAAAAGCCTAAAAGTGTCTCCCAAAATatggaggaaaagagagaaaaaaattttatggtaaaaaataaaatcatagggaaaaaaatttcaaatctaAATGATCCATGCACAtggcaaaaggaaaaacaatcaaATGGCACATGAGAACTTCTACGAAAAAAATCAACCATTTTCTACCTTACCTTAATTTCTATGCCCAGATTTACTCcacagaagtgtttttttttttttttgaaaactgatgaaaacttttatgtttttttctttgagttaTGGGGGATTTCTTTCACTTGactttgaagaatttatttttatgaagaaacaaaaaatgtttcTACTAGtcactttaaatttataaaatttaaattcataaatttataaactttaaaTTTATTCCTTACTGATGGTTCTCTTCCCATAGCATCATGCTTGtaaagttaaaatataatttcaaatttctCTGAAGATTTTCCTGTTTCCTAAATTCCTTTTGATTCTGTGATCAAGGTTTTTAATCATCGTGGCTTTTAGACATCGAGTGTTCCCCAGTTTTCTGCTCATATTTAAGAATCAAGTGTTAGGTTGATTATTCTAGATTGTCATATGAATTTCTACTTCTTCTGTATCAGTAGACTGGTTTCCTAATGGGTATTTGCCCTGAATGGGAGACTTACCAAGAGTTATGTGaatatcttgtcaccctgcttatttaacttaaatgaagagtatatcatgagaaacaccgggTTGGATAaggcacaagctgtaatcaagattgccacaagaaatatcaataacctcagatatgcagatgatatcgcCCTTATGGCAgtatgtgaagaagaactaaagagcctcttgaagaaagtgaaaaagaagagtgaaaaagttggcttaaaactcaacattctgaaaactaagatcatggcatctggtcccatcacttcatggtaaatacatggggaaacaatggaaacaatgacagactttattttaggggggctccaaaatcactgcagatggtgactgcagccttgaaattaaaagacgcttgctccttggaagaaaagttatgaccaacctagatagcatattaaaaagcagagatattactttgccaacaaagatctgtctagtcaaagctatggtttttctaagaATTGTGTATGGAtgaaagagttggaccataaagaaagctgagtgccgaagaattgatgcttttgaactgtggtgttggagaagactcttgagagtcccttggacagcaaggagatccaaccagtcaatcctcaaggaaatcagtcctgaatattcattggatggactgatgttgaagccgaataCTTTGgtcaatagtttggccacctgatgcaaagaaccgactcatttgaaaagaccctgatgctgggaaagattgaaggcaggaggagaaggggatgacagaggatgagatggttggatggcatcaccgactcaatggacatgagtttgagtaaactctgggagttggtgatggacagcgaggcctggcatgcggcagtccatggggtcgcaaagagtcagacacagctaggcaactgaactaaactgaactgatgtgaataTCAGTGAGACATACACATTGGCAAGCTTAGACTTAGGGTGAGAGGAGGAGCTGGCTGTCAAGCTATGGGCTCCCtacacaacaaaatgaaaaggtttcACTATAAAAAATGTCAACACCAAAGCTAAAAGTCTTCATTTTCCTCAGATGGTTTATTCAATTTATTTAGGAAAGAACTTTTTGTGGGAGGAAGGTGCTGGAGCTAAACTGCTTCTCTGTGCATGTGGAAAGAGGGCTGGGAGTTTGGGGAGATAACTGGAATAGATGTTTCACATGTAACCCTTCACTCAATCCCTATTTTCTATTTGACTTGGCTTGTCTGCTCTATTGAAACAGCTTAAGAGTCACAGAGGCAGATGGGTTTCCACCTTCACTGTGGTCACCTCCTAGCATATTCTAAGTGGTGGCCTTTGCTAAATTGTTTCTTTAAACCATATTTTCACTGTCTTGTAGAAATATTTGAAACCATTTATATACTCATTAAGATCCCCATTAAATGGGGACACTGGGCAAAGTGGACCAACTGAGGAAAGATTCTGAGATCCAACACAAACCTTCTCCAAACTTTAGGAATGTAtgggtttattaaaaaaaaaaaaaaaagaagttccaaGTGCTGAAGAGGTATCACTCACTGAGTTTCAGCAGAAGAATGAACTATGGGCCCAGATACTTTAAGAATTAATAATatacaaggagaaaaaagaagaaacagttcaCAGATcacatgttaaaaacaaaaaccaagagagcattaaaaaaaaaaagtagatttaaCAAACAAGAATATCCATTGTAATGATAAATGCACTGAGCAAAAATTTAACTCAATTATGTAAAAACTCAAGAGACATCCAAAAGAACTCCAAAGCTTAAAgggatgattaaaaaaataacaagcaaatgtaaacaataaaataagcaGGGATAAACTGAATTAAGATATATATTGAATTGAAAGCACAAATGAATGACATTAGACAAGGAGGAAACTTTTAAATGACTGAAGGCACAACTCACGACATTATGACTACTACTCTCTGTATCAGATCACGTAAG comes from Cervus elaphus chromosome 1, mCerEla1.1, whole genome shotgun sequence and encodes:
- the LOC122695262 gene encoding zinc finger protein 215-like, whose product is MHPLSKLMTISKPHNLAHEQSEVLRANTSWHQETIPVMETDDCEASRQKFSHFQYLEVSGPREALSQLWELSLQWLRPEIHTKKQILELLVLEQFLTILPEEVRTWVNLQHPKNSKEVVSLIQDVIDMLEDEGENIENWRWNS